In one window of Cupriavidus necator N-1 DNA:
- a CDS encoding Bug family tripartite tricarboxylate transporter substrate binding protein: MRMKSLIAMAVMAWSAVCGAQSYPSRPITFVVPGPPGGATDTVARALAEDMGKRLGQTIIVDNKPGGAGVIAVQAITRAAPDGYTILLSHSSPLINTPHLYRNVPYDVRRDLAFITEVSVGKIVLVVSRDVPAKNMQQFLDWAAKNKGKVSYGSYGVGTFPHLVGAHLNQVRGLDMAHVAYKGEAPMAQDMIAGNIAWAIGSMSTLGPHIKSGRLTALAVMGDKRIKELPDVPTMAEAGLKQQELRSPAWLGLFARSGTPAAVLSRLETEARASIQSPTMRARLDALAMDPVGNSPAEFRREFDATEPVIAQMIKASGATAE; the protein is encoded by the coding sequence ATGCGCATGAAGTCCCTGATCGCGATGGCAGTGATGGCATGGAGCGCCGTCTGCGGTGCCCAGAGCTACCCGTCGCGTCCCATCACCTTTGTCGTTCCGGGCCCGCCCGGCGGCGCCACCGACACCGTGGCGCGCGCGCTGGCCGAGGACATGGGCAAGCGTCTCGGGCAAACCATCATCGTCGACAACAAGCCCGGTGGCGCGGGCGTGATCGCCGTGCAGGCCATTACGCGTGCCGCGCCGGACGGCTACACGATCCTGCTCAGCCACTCTTCGCCGCTGATCAACACGCCGCACCTGTACCGCAACGTGCCGTACGACGTGCGCCGGGACCTGGCCTTCATCACCGAGGTGTCGGTCGGCAAGATCGTGCTGGTGGTGAGCCGGGACGTGCCGGCAAAGAACATGCAGCAGTTTCTCGACTGGGCCGCGAAGAACAAGGGCAAGGTCAGCTACGGCTCCTATGGCGTCGGCACCTTCCCGCACCTGGTCGGCGCGCACCTGAATCAGGTGCGCGGCCTGGACATGGCGCACGTGGCCTACAAGGGTGAGGCACCGATGGCGCAGGACATGATCGCCGGCAACATCGCTTGGGCGATCGGCTCGATGAGCACGCTCGGCCCGCATATCAAGAGCGGCCGGCTGACGGCCCTGGCGGTGATGGGCGACAAGCGCATCAAGGAGCTGCCCGACGTACCGACCATGGCCGAGGCCGGGCTGAAGCAGCAGGAACTGCGCTCGCCAGCCTGGCTTGGCCTGTTCGCGCGCTCCGGCACGCCGGCGGCGGTCCTGTCCAGGCTCGAGACCGAAGCGCGGGCGTCGATCCAGTCGCCGACCATGCGCGCGCGGCTCGATGCGCTGGCCATGGATCCGGTGGGCAACTCGCCGGCGGAGTTCCGGCGCGAATTCGACGCGACCGAGCCCGTGATCGCCCAGATGATCAAGGCCAGCGGCGCCACCGCGGAATAA
- a CDS encoding MaoC family dehydratase, with amino-acid sequence MSKLSFDQVKVGDTLPPLTLEPINRTTLALFAGASNDHNAIHIDTDYARKAGMPDVFAHGMLSMAYLGRLLTQWVDQRQLRQFGVRFVGITHLGHRITCTGRVVEKLEVDGEKRVRLEIQTANQYGESKILGDAIVAL; translated from the coding sequence ATGAGCAAACTGAGCTTCGACCAGGTCAAGGTGGGCGACACCCTGCCGCCGCTGACGCTGGAACCGATCAATCGCACCACGCTGGCGCTGTTTGCCGGCGCCTCGAACGATCACAACGCCATCCACATCGACACCGACTACGCCCGCAAGGCCGGCATGCCCGACGTGTTTGCCCACGGCATGCTGTCGATGGCCTACCTGGGCCGCCTGCTGACGCAGTGGGTGGACCAGCGCCAGCTGCGCCAGTTCGGCGTGCGCTTTGTCGGCATCACGCACCTGGGCCATCGCATCACCTGCACCGGCCGCGTGGTGGAGAAGCTGGAAGTCGACGGCGAGAAACGCGTCAGGCTGGAAATCCAGACCGCCAACCAGTATGGCGAAAGCAAGATCCTCGGCGACGCCATCGTTGCCCTGTAA
- a CDS encoding CaiB/BaiF CoA transferase family protein, protein MGVLSGIRVLEFEAIGPGPFGAMLLADMGADVLRVDRPAAPADLGPKSATGKRVDITGRGRRSVTLDLKQPQAQRAALALVERADVVIEGFRPGTMERLGLGPDAALALNPRLVYARMTGWGQTGPLADRAGHDLNYVALSGVLSGIGRAGQAPVPPLNLVGDYGGGGMLLALGVVAALLNVQRGGKGQVVDAAMTEGAAQLGAVFWGLLASGNWREERQANVLDGGAPWYDNYRTRDGKYMSIGPVEGRFYAELLDKLGLAGKDLPAQYDRNGWPVLREQFEAVFLTRTRDEWCAVFEGSDACIAPVLEFSEAPNHPHHRARGSFVEVAGVVQPAPAPRFLGTPSEISGPAPARGEHGAAALRDWGFDADGVAQLQAQGLGLMAER, encoded by the coding sequence ATGGGTGTACTGAGCGGAATCCGCGTACTGGAATTCGAAGCCATCGGGCCGGGCCCGTTCGGCGCCATGCTGCTGGCCGACATGGGCGCCGACGTGCTGCGCGTCGACCGCCCGGCGGCGCCGGCCGACCTGGGGCCCAAGTCGGCCACCGGCAAGCGCGTGGATATCACCGGACGCGGCCGCCGCTCGGTCACGCTGGACCTGAAGCAGCCACAAGCGCAGCGCGCAGCGCTGGCGCTGGTCGAACGCGCCGACGTGGTGATCGAAGGCTTCCGCCCGGGCACCATGGAACGCCTGGGCCTGGGGCCCGACGCCGCGCTGGCGCTCAACCCCAGGCTGGTCTATGCGCGCATGACCGGCTGGGGACAGACCGGCCCGCTGGCCGACCGTGCCGGCCACGACCTGAACTATGTCGCGCTGTCCGGCGTGTTGTCGGGTATCGGCCGCGCCGGGCAAGCACCAGTGCCGCCGCTGAACCTGGTCGGCGACTATGGCGGCGGCGGCATGCTACTGGCGCTTGGCGTGGTGGCGGCACTGCTCAATGTGCAGCGCGGCGGCAAGGGCCAGGTGGTCGACGCGGCCATGACCGAAGGCGCTGCGCAACTCGGCGCGGTGTTCTGGGGCCTGCTGGCCTCGGGCAACTGGCGCGAAGAGCGCCAGGCCAACGTGCTCGACGGCGGCGCGCCCTGGTATGACAACTACCGCACGCGCGACGGCAAGTACATGTCGATCGGCCCGGTCGAGGGCCGCTTCTACGCCGAGCTGCTGGACAAGCTGGGCCTTGCCGGCAAGGACCTGCCGGCCCAGTACGACCGCAACGGCTGGCCGGTGCTGCGCGAGCAGTTCGAGGCCGTCTTCCTGACCCGCACGCGCGACGAATGGTGCGCCGTGTTCGAAGGCAGCGATGCCTGCATCGCACCCGTGCTGGAATTCAGCGAAGCCCCCAACCACCCGCATCACCGCGCACGCGGCAGCTTCGTCGAAGTCGCTGGCGTGGTGCAGCCGGCACCGGCGCCGCGCTTCCTCGGTACGCCATCCGAGATCTCCGGGCCCGCGCCGGCGCGTGGCGAGCATGGCGCCGCCGCGCTGCGCGACTGGGGCTTCGATGCCGATGGCGTGGCCCAGTTGCAAGCACAGGGCCTGGGGCTGATGGCAGAGCGCTAA
- a CDS encoding lipid-transfer protein: protein MTRKVFVAGAGMIPFKKPGSSDTYDVMGATAVRQALEDAGLGYEDVQQAYAGYVYGDSTCGQKALYQVGMTGIPVINVNNNCATGSSALFLARQAVQSGAVDCALAVGFEFMQPGALKSRWDDRAPALERAIGLVDELVDRKDLPNAIRQFSGAGKAHMEKYGTKLETFARIRAKASRHAANNPLAVFRNVLTTEDVLAAPALWEGVLTRLMACPPTCGAAAAIVVSEEFARKKGLKTDVLIAGQSLTTDRPSAYDARDMIRVVGFDMTREGSQQVYEQAGVGPQDIDVIELHDCFAQNELLTYEGLGLCPEGGAEKLVNDGDNTYGGKWVVNPSGGLLSKGHPLGATGLAQCYEMVQQLRGTADQRQVEGARLALTHNLGLGGACVVTLYQKHA, encoded by the coding sequence ATGACTCGCAAGGTTTTCGTCGCCGGCGCCGGCATGATCCCGTTCAAGAAGCCGGGCAGCAGCGACACCTATGACGTGATGGGCGCAACCGCCGTGCGCCAGGCGCTGGAAGACGCCGGCCTCGGCTATGAGGACGTGCAGCAGGCCTACGCCGGCTACGTGTACGGCGACTCGACCTGCGGCCAGAAGGCGCTGTACCAGGTCGGCATGACCGGCATCCCTGTCATCAACGTGAACAACAACTGCGCCACCGGCTCGTCGGCGCTGTTCCTGGCGCGCCAGGCGGTGCAGAGCGGCGCGGTGGACTGCGCGCTCGCTGTCGGCTTCGAATTCATGCAGCCCGGCGCGCTAAAGTCGCGCTGGGACGACCGCGCCCCGGCGCTGGAGCGCGCCATCGGCCTGGTGGACGAACTGGTCGACCGCAAGGACCTACCCAATGCCATCCGCCAGTTCTCGGGCGCCGGCAAGGCCCATATGGAAAAGTACGGCACGAAGCTCGAAACCTTCGCCAGGATCCGCGCCAAGGCCAGCCGCCACGCCGCCAACAACCCGCTGGCCGTGTTCCGCAACGTGCTGACCACCGAGGACGTGCTGGCCGCGCCGGCGCTGTGGGAAGGCGTGCTGACGCGCCTGATGGCCTGCCCGCCAACCTGCGGCGCCGCCGCCGCCATCGTGGTGTCGGAGGAATTCGCCCGCAAGAAGGGCCTGAAGACTGACGTGCTGATCGCTGGCCAGTCGCTGACCACCGACCGCCCCAGCGCCTACGACGCACGCGACATGATCCGCGTGGTCGGCTTCGACATGACGCGCGAAGGCTCGCAGCAGGTGTATGAGCAGGCCGGCGTCGGCCCGCAGGACATCGACGTGATCGAACTGCATGACTGCTTCGCGCAGAACGAGCTGCTGACCTATGAAGGCCTCGGCCTGTGCCCGGAAGGCGGCGCCGAGAAGCTGGTCAACGACGGCGACAACACCTACGGCGGCAAGTGGGTGGTCAACCCGTCGGGCGGCCTGCTGTCCAAGGGCCACCCGCTGGGCGCCACCGGCCTGGCGCAATGCTACGAGATGGTCCAGCAGTTGCGCGGCACCGCCGACCAGCGCCAGGTCGAAGGCGCACGCCTGGCCCTGACGCACAACCTCGGCCTGGGCGGCGCCTGCGTGGTCACGCTGTACCAGAAGCACGCCTGA
- a CDS encoding LuxR C-terminal-related transcriptional regulator, producing the protein METIHAAVATRLVPPRQNRRAIAREILLQRLHDARHGRLVLLTAPAGYGKTTVMAQWRHRLLAGGARVAWLTLAPEDDDLGQFCASLDASLRQAGIRVCRPGPEFGFDPAHPTALLPAFVALLDGVPGEVYLMLDGLDRLRHPATLAFLQGVLSARLPHLHIVAAARGEAGLALGRLRAGGELAEAGRAELAFSVAETLAFVGQRVEGRTARRESSQAAVDTAVVLQEVTEGWPAGLELVAASLRTGQEPAWPHAQSAALHAYWQEEVTAGLPPALLDFMRCLAVPRRIHAELAALLAGCAQAPARLAEIAARSLFLEAAPPEPDEVADGSGQGWYRFHPLFRAHLLHELEHGTGPGPHGLPELQRLHGLASAWLDRCGKPAEAIGHALCSGDFGRVLALVEATAAHLPGVSPLRDFLQWADGIAPARLALHPALLLASAWACVVSVRPQHAEHWIRRWEASAGPGVDTVVHATMMRATIAAQQDDHARVQVLLDSLQGRPQGNPALEQIRMSLALRYGTLLGCQPRSRAPYRCAAQPGDTEIALMGAGTLALTAWIEGNAYETLRLGTDVLAAAQHAYGRRSIAASLCAVAVAAALYEQDRIAEASQVLAGRLQTLRTGTPDVLIEAALCHARLQWLAGARHEALAELVEAEAMFHRRGLPRGVARVAAERQRLALLGKDLRHAQRLQASLEELGRQDPGDTPRGQEIAAVAALGRARLALAQGEPALALAALGTVRGLYVASIREPLLVTVDLLQATALDDLYRPDEAAPYLEAALAAGERLGLVRTFLDEGERTFGLLAGMAGREDGGAAGRGAYLARLCEAAAMTAPPPGPAEHSPEPAAAPAALPATLPPADVGKGRLLTPREREILALLEQAMSNKRIALVLNLSVDTVKWNLRQIYAKLNVSRRYDAILVARSAAQRPG; encoded by the coding sequence ATGGAAACCATACATGCTGCCGTCGCGACCCGCCTCGTGCCGCCGCGCCAGAACCGGCGCGCGATCGCGCGCGAGATCCTGCTGCAGCGCCTGCACGACGCCAGGCATGGCCGGCTGGTATTGCTGACTGCGCCTGCCGGCTATGGCAAGACCACCGTCATGGCGCAATGGCGCCACCGCCTGCTGGCCGGCGGCGCGCGCGTGGCCTGGCTCACGCTCGCGCCGGAGGACGACGACCTGGGACAGTTCTGCGCCAGCCTCGATGCCAGCCTGCGACAGGCTGGCATCCGCGTGTGCCGGCCCGGCCCGGAGTTCGGCTTCGACCCGGCGCACCCCACCGCGTTGCTGCCCGCGTTCGTCGCGCTGCTGGACGGCGTGCCGGGCGAGGTCTACCTGATGCTGGACGGGCTCGACCGCCTGCGGCACCCGGCCACGCTGGCCTTCCTGCAGGGCGTGCTGAGCGCGCGCCTGCCGCACCTGCATATCGTCGCCGCGGCGCGCGGCGAGGCCGGGCTGGCCCTGGGCCGGCTGCGCGCCGGCGGAGAACTGGCCGAAGCCGGCCGCGCCGAGCTGGCCTTCAGCGTTGCCGAAACCCTGGCCTTCGTGGGCCAGCGCGTGGAAGGGCGCACCGCGCGCCGGGAGAGCTCGCAAGCCGCGGTCGACACGGCGGTGGTGCTGCAGGAAGTCACCGAGGGCTGGCCCGCCGGCCTGGAGCTGGTTGCCGCATCGCTGCGCACGGGCCAGGAACCGGCGTGGCCGCATGCGCAATCTGCCGCCCTGCATGCCTACTGGCAGGAGGAGGTGACTGCCGGATTGCCGCCGGCGTTGCTGGACTTCATGCGCTGTCTCGCGGTGCCGCGCCGCATCCATGCTGAGCTGGCCGCGCTGCTGGCCGGCTGCGCGCAGGCACCCGCGCGCCTTGCCGAGATCGCCGCGCGCAGCCTGTTCCTGGAGGCAGCCCCGCCCGAGCCGGATGAGGTTGCCGATGGGAGCGGGCAGGGCTGGTACCGCTTCCACCCGTTGTTCCGGGCGCACCTGCTGCATGAACTGGAGCACGGCACGGGTCCCGGGCCGCATGGACTGCCCGAGTTGCAGCGGCTGCACGGGCTTGCGTCCGCGTGGCTGGACCGTTGCGGCAAGCCGGCGGAGGCGATCGGACACGCGCTGTGCAGCGGCGACTTTGGCCGTGTGCTGGCGCTGGTGGAGGCCACCGCGGCCCACTTGCCCGGCGTCAGTCCGCTGCGGGACTTCCTGCAATGGGCCGACGGCATTGCACCCGCGCGGCTGGCGTTGCACCCGGCGCTGCTGCTGGCCTCGGCATGGGCATGCGTGGTATCGGTGCGGCCGCAGCACGCCGAGCACTGGATCCGGCGCTGGGAAGCCAGTGCCGGGCCCGGCGTGGATACCGTGGTGCACGCCACGATGATGCGCGCGACCATTGCCGCGCAGCAGGACGACCACGCGCGGGTGCAGGTGCTGCTCGACAGCCTGCAGGGCAGGCCGCAGGGCAATCCCGCGCTCGAGCAGATCCGCATGAGCCTGGCGTTGCGCTACGGCACCCTGCTGGGCTGCCAGCCCCGCTCGCGTGCGCCATACCGCTGCGCGGCGCAGCCCGGCGACACCGAGATCGCGCTGATGGGTGCCGGCACGCTGGCGCTGACGGCCTGGATCGAGGGCAACGCTTACGAGACACTGCGGCTCGGCACGGACGTGCTGGCGGCCGCGCAGCATGCCTATGGGCGCCGCTCGATCGCGGCCAGCCTGTGCGCGGTGGCGGTGGCTGCAGCACTGTACGAGCAGGACCGCATCGCCGAAGCCAGCCAAGTGCTGGCGGGCCGGCTGCAGACGCTGCGCACCGGCACCCCGGACGTGCTGATCGAAGCGGCGCTGTGCCATGCGCGGCTGCAATGGCTGGCAGGCGCGCGCCATGAAGCCCTGGCGGAACTGGTGGAAGCCGAAGCCATGTTCCACCGCCGCGGCCTGCCGCGCGGGGTGGCGCGCGTGGCGGCCGAGCGCCAGCGGCTGGCGCTGCTGGGCAAGGACCTGCGCCACGCGCAGCGGCTGCAGGCCTCGCTGGAGGAACTGGGCCGGCAAGATCCGGGCGATACACCGCGCGGCCAGGAAATCGCCGCTGTTGCGGCACTGGGCCGCGCACGGCTGGCGCTGGCGCAAGGCGAGCCCGCGCTGGCGCTTGCCGCGCTTGGCACCGTGCGCGGCCTGTACGTGGCTTCGATCCGGGAACCGCTGCTTGTGACTGTAGACCTGCTGCAGGCCACCGCGCTCGACGACCTCTATCGTCCCGATGAAGCGGCGCCGTATCTTGAAGCCGCGCTGGCAGCGGGCGAGCGGCTGGGGCTGGTGCGCACTTTCCTCGATGAAGGCGAACGTACCTTCGGCTTGCTGGCAGGCATGGCTGGCAGGGAGGACGGTGGCGCGGCGGGGCGCGGGGCTTACCTGGCGCGCCTGTGCGAGGCCGCCGCGATGACGGCGCCGCCGCCCGGGCCGGCCGAGCACAGTCCGGAGCCCGCCGCCGCGCCGGCTGCGTTGCCGGCCACGCTGCCGCCGGCCGACGTCGGCAAGGGCCGGCTGCTGACCCCGCGCGAGCGCGAGATCCTGGCGCTGCTGGAGCAGGCGATGTCGAACAAGCGCATTGCGCTGGTGCTCAACCTGAGCGTCGACACCGTCAAGTGGAACCTGCGGCAGATCTACGCCAAGCTCAACGTGTCGCGCCGCTACGATGCCATCTTGGTGGCGCGCAGCGCGGCGCAGCGGCCGGGCTGA
- a CDS encoding LuxR C-terminal-related transcriptional regulator has protein sequence MLQGPAGYGKTALLTAWRLDLLALGFDMAALTLEPADNERQRWLDRLLGCLSEVSPALTREAMMLADRGTDDEAVERAIIALVRGIAAHPRDVTLVLDDMHHLTAPRVLEPLQWLLDYAPANFHVVLASRVALPLSLGRLRDQGMLLELDQRDLRFTLAESQHFLRAQLGEISPRDARMLHELTDGWVAGLQLFAAHWKRKKANASGLTFATGFVQASVQDAGAFAEYFEREVLSRLAPDEAELLVRAAACERFTASLCEALGEQALGEGEILALLARLEQENLFITPAQGPERESWYRLHPLLRETLAQRFRSRSEAQQRAVHAAAWRWFRDHRMLEEAVRHAVLAGDADTAADLVQRFADTLIMRGEVRKALGLLRTIPADQVQSRPELRLLALRTQMFSRDLDACAAAADRLEADIPPGDASLRYRLALLRFSLVLLRDDSQGALALLPQIESAPADMPALFIGSRNNLLSWLYMHLGDYERARRIQTEAPPLVIDGVPLLGTASGMLNGRCMIGFSHALEGNMIQAERVARDVLREVEQAGHGGAGAEPEYFAAALLGEALYEQNDLEAARRLLEDRVDVLERVSIPDSVLRVHTVLAAAHWICGHRLDAFAQLERLEDYGTQLRLDRLVAQSLANQIRLHLASGDIAAAEAALARLDAIAARHRNAPRGSLDAIHMVNERAHLLLSLAHDDMCGAEARTAALIAYCEARGWQRHVAQMHMLAAVVASRRGDAEAARAHVLEGLRRGHRLGLMRSVIDACPGALGQIVRVAANTTLDPVLAFYVERLQATVPPRATEAGTAAAAAPAGSPARADARFEQLSDREADVVRLLGQALPNKKIARSLGLSPETVKWHLRNIFRKLGVSSRDEAVARARDRELDQAGGAQPPDVPH, from the coding sequence GTGCTGCAGGGCCCGGCCGGCTACGGCAAGACCGCGCTGCTGACCGCATGGCGGCTGGACCTGCTGGCGCTCGGCTTTGACATGGCCGCGCTGACGCTGGAGCCGGCCGACAACGAGCGCCAGCGCTGGCTGGACCGCCTGCTCGGCTGCCTGTCCGAGGTCAGCCCCGCGCTGACGCGCGAAGCCATGATGCTGGCCGACCGCGGCACGGACGACGAAGCCGTCGAGCGCGCCATCATCGCGCTGGTGCGCGGCATTGCTGCCCACCCGCGCGACGTGACGCTGGTGCTCGACGACATGCACCACCTGACGGCGCCGCGCGTGCTGGAGCCGCTGCAGTGGCTGCTCGACTATGCCCCGGCCAATTTCCATGTGGTGCTGGCCTCGCGCGTGGCGCTGCCACTGTCGCTCGGGCGCCTGCGCGACCAGGGCATGCTGCTGGAGCTGGACCAGCGCGACCTGCGCTTCACGCTTGCTGAATCGCAGCATTTCCTGCGCGCCCAGCTGGGCGAGATCAGCCCGCGCGATGCGCGCATGCTGCACGAGCTGACCGACGGCTGGGTGGCCGGCCTGCAGCTCTTTGCCGCGCACTGGAAACGCAAGAAGGCCAACGCCAGCGGCCTCACCTTTGCCACCGGCTTCGTGCAGGCCAGCGTGCAGGATGCTGGCGCCTTCGCCGAGTATTTCGAACGCGAGGTGCTGTCGCGCCTGGCGCCGGACGAAGCCGAGCTGCTGGTGCGTGCCGCCGCGTGCGAACGCTTCACCGCGTCGCTGTGCGAGGCCCTGGGCGAGCAGGCGCTGGGTGAAGGCGAGATTCTGGCGCTGCTGGCGCGGCTGGAACAGGAGAACCTCTTCATTACCCCGGCGCAGGGCCCCGAGCGCGAATCCTGGTACCGGCTGCATCCGCTGCTGCGCGAAACCCTGGCCCAGCGTTTCCGCTCGCGCAGCGAGGCCCAGCAGCGCGCCGTGCACGCGGCGGCGTGGCGCTGGTTCCGCGACCATCGCATGCTGGAAGAAGCCGTGCGCCACGCGGTTCTGGCCGGCGATGCCGACACCGCCGCCGACCTGGTGCAGCGCTTTGCCGACACCCTGATCATGCGCGGCGAGGTGCGCAAGGCGCTCGGGCTGCTGCGCACCATCCCCGCCGACCAGGTGCAGTCGCGCCCCGAACTGCGCCTGCTGGCACTGCGCACACAGATGTTCTCGCGCGACCTGGACGCGTGCGCCGCGGCCGCGGACCGGCTCGAAGCCGACATCCCGCCGGGCGACGCCTCGCTGCGCTACCGGCTGGCGCTGCTGCGCTTTTCCCTGGTGCTGCTGCGCGACGACAGCCAGGGCGCGCTGGCGCTGCTGCCGCAGATCGAGAGCGCGCCCGCCGACATGCCGGCGCTGTTTATCGGCTCGCGCAACAACCTGCTGTCGTGGCTCTATATGCACCTGGGCGACTACGAGCGCGCCCGCCGCATCCAGACCGAGGCACCGCCGCTGGTGATCGACGGCGTGCCGCTGCTGGGCACCGCCAGCGGCATGCTCAACGGGCGCTGCATGATCGGCTTCAGCCATGCGCTGGAAGGCAACATGATCCAGGCCGAGCGCGTCGCCCGCGACGTGCTGCGCGAAGTCGAGCAAGCGGGCCACGGCGGCGCCGGCGCCGAGCCGGAGTACTTTGCCGCAGCCCTGCTGGGCGAGGCGCTGTATGAGCAGAACGACCTGGAGGCCGCGCGCCGGCTGCTGGAAGACCGGGTCGACGTGCTCGAACGGGTATCGATCCCCGACTCGGTGCTGCGGGTGCACACCGTGCTGGCAGCCGCGCACTGGATCTGCGGCCACCGGCTCGATGCCTTCGCGCAGCTGGAGCGGCTGGAAGACTACGGCACGCAACTGCGCCTGGACCGGCTGGTGGCGCAGAGCCTGGCCAACCAGATCCGGCTGCACCTGGCCAGCGGCGACATCGCTGCCGCCGAGGCGGCGCTGGCGCGCCTGGACGCCATTGCCGCGCGCCATCGCAACGCGCCGCGCGGCTCGCTGGACGCCATCCACATGGTGAACGAGCGCGCCCACCTGCTGCTCAGCCTGGCGCATGACGACATGTGCGGGGCCGAGGCCCGCACCGCAGCGCTGATCGCGTACTGCGAGGCGCGCGGCTGGCAACGCCACGTGGCGCAGATGCACATGCTGGCGGCCGTGGTGGCATCGCGCCGCGGCGACGCCGAGGCGGCACGCGCGCATGTACTGGAAGGGTTGCGCCGGGGCCACCGGCTCGGCCTGATGCGTAGCGTGATCGATGCCTGCCCCGGCGCACTCGGCCAGATCGTGCGCGTGGCCGCGAACACCACGCTGGACCCGGTGCTGGCCTTCTATGTCGAACGGCTGCAGGCCACCGTGCCGCCGCGAGCCACAGAAGCCGGCACCGCCGCGGCTGCCGCGCCCGCCGGCAGCCCGGCCCGGGCCGATGCGCGCTTTGAGCAACTGAGCGACCGCGAAGCCGATGTCGTGCGCCTGCTCGGCCAGGCCCTGCCCAACAAGAAGATCGCACGTAGCCTGGGTCTGTCGCCGGAGACGGTGAAATGGCACTTGCGCAACATCTTCCGCAAGCTGGGCGTCAGCAGCCGCGACGAGGCCGTGGCCCGCGCCCGCGACCGCGAGCTGGACCAGGCCGGCGGCGCCCAGCCGCCTGACGTGCCGCACTGA
- a CDS encoding acyl-CoA dehydrogenase family protein, with amino-acid sequence MEINRSIYRDDHEMFRTTVRRFLERECLPRQAEWDKAGKVDRETWLKAGREGLLCVTLPTEYGGGGGDFGHSAIYAEEYARAGLSGVGFGVHSDIIAPYIARIGNEEQKQRWLPKVCSGESILAIGMTEPGTGSDLKAIRTTAIRDGDEYVINGSKTFISNGLNADLIIMVCKTDPAAGARGVSLIVVEADREGFRRGRKLDKVGQHAQDTAELFFDNVRVPVANLLGEEGKGFGYLMAELPQERLSIAVSAAAKLEVCLEHTLAYVKDRKAFNQTVWDFQNTKFKLADIKTQAISVRLLVDHYLGEHIRRRLTLEEAAIAKLHATEVLGTALDQMVQLHGGYGYMMEYPVARAFADMRVTRIYGGTSEVMRDLIARKL; translated from the coding sequence ATGGAAATCAACCGCAGCATCTATCGTGACGACCACGAGATGTTCCGCACCACCGTGCGCCGCTTCCTGGAACGCGAATGCCTGCCCAGGCAAGCCGAATGGGACAAAGCCGGCAAGGTCGACCGCGAGACCTGGCTCAAGGCCGGCCGCGAAGGCCTGCTGTGCGTGACGCTGCCGACCGAGTACGGCGGTGGCGGCGGTGACTTTGGCCATTCCGCGATCTATGCCGAAGAGTATGCCCGCGCCGGCCTGAGCGGGGTCGGCTTCGGCGTGCACTCCGACATCATCGCGCCGTATATCGCCCGCATCGGCAACGAGGAACAGAAGCAGCGCTGGCTGCCCAAGGTCTGCTCCGGCGAGAGCATCCTGGCCATCGGCATGACCGAGCCGGGCACCGGCAGCGACCTCAAGGCGATCCGCACCACCGCCATCCGCGATGGCGACGAGTACGTGATCAACGGCAGCAAGACCTTCATCAGCAACGGCCTGAACGCCGACCTGATCATCATGGTCTGCAAGACCGACCCGGCCGCCGGCGCGCGCGGCGTCAGCCTGATCGTGGTGGAAGCCGACCGCGAGGGCTTCCGCCGCGGCCGCAAGCTGGACAAGGTCGGCCAGCACGCGCAGGACACCGCCGAGTTGTTCTTCGACAACGTGCGCGTGCCGGTGGCAAACCTGCTGGGCGAGGAAGGCAAGGGCTTTGGCTACCTGATGGCCGAGCTGCCGCAGGAGCGCCTGTCAATCGCGGTCAGCGCCGCCGCCAAGCTGGAGGTCTGCCTGGAACACACGCTGGCCTACGTCAAGGACCGCAAGGCCTTCAACCAGACCGTCTGGGACTTCCAGAACACCAAGTTCAAGCTGGCCGACATCAAGACGCAGGCGATCTCAGTGCGGCTGCTGGTCGACCACTACCTCGGCGAGCACATCCGCCGCCGCCTGACGCTGGAAGAAGCGGCCATCGCCAAGCTCCATGCGACCGAAGTGCTGGGCACCGCTCTGGACCAGATGGTGCAACTGCACGGCGGCTACGGCTACATGATGGAGTACCCGGTGGCGCGCGCCTTTGCCGACATGCGCGTGACCCGCATCTACGGCGGCACCAGCGAAGTGATGCGCGATCTGATCGCGCGCAAGCTGTAA
- a CDS encoding MaoC family dehydratase N-terminal domain-containing protein: MIDKKHIGRVIADFRTSAPASQLRFFAKATGQTDPVYIDEAAARDAGHPGLPLPPTFLFSLELTQPPSAWRQELGIRPDRILHGEQSFDYHCMAYAGDTLHFKTTITDIYDKKGGALEFVVRETRVANQDGEHVADLRSVLVHRNG, translated from the coding sequence ATGATCGACAAGAAACATATCGGCCGGGTGATTGCGGACTTCCGCACCTCCGCGCCGGCCAGCCAGCTGCGCTTTTTCGCCAAGGCCACCGGCCAGACCGACCCGGTCTATATCGACGAGGCCGCCGCGCGCGACGCCGGCCACCCGGGCCTGCCGCTGCCGCCGACCTTCCTGTTCTCGCTCGAACTGACGCAGCCGCCCAGCGCCTGGCGCCAGGAACTCGGCATCCGGCCGGACCGCATCCTGCACGGCGAGCAGTCCTTCGACTACCACTGTATGGCCTATGCGGGCGACACGCTGCACTTCAAGACCACCATCACCGACATCTACGACAAGAAGGGGGGCGCGCTGGAGTTCGTGGTGCGCGAGACGCGCGTCGCCAACCAGGACGGCGAGCACGTGGCGGACCTGCGCAGCGTGCTGGTGCATCGCAACGGCTGA